cTCATAAATGATCAcgcaaaaacatatatttttcataaacaaGCAACTAGCAATTTTTCAAATCAGtattttcataaacaaaaatGGCCTCTATCAATGTTAGCTATGTTCCCAGAAACCCAGAGTTGTTGTGGCTACAAGCTGCAGATGAACATCGGTCATACAACATCTCCCATGACCCTGCCCTCACAGAAGAGCCACGTTGCAGAAAAGGTGATGGAGGGCTTAACAGACTACTGCAAGATGGTGTGCCCGACGAGGTTGTACGTTATATCAGGAGTGCTGGGTTTTACGAACTCTTCTAGGCATATACATGCCAACTTGATCATTCTTTGATCATCGCGTTGGCTGAGCGATGGCGTCCTGAAACCAACACGTTTCACTTTCCTATCGGTGAAGCGATTGTCACCTTGCAAGATGTGCAGGTGATATGGGGTTTACCCATACAGGGACCACCGGTGTGTGGTAAGTGGGTTACAGAGACCTGAAATGTTGAATATTGGAAGAATTTGTGTGAGGAGTATCTGGGTATTTACCCGGAAGATGACGACTTGCGCAAAGGTCGGATGAAGTTTAATCGGTTGGCGGGTACGATTACTTTTGAACATTGGGACCCGAATAATGAGGAGCGTTGCCAACAAACGGCTAGACGGGTTATTCTAGCTCTTATTGGTTCGCAGCTTTTTCCTGATTCTAACAGCTATGATGTTAGTCTTAACTATTTGTCGTTTCTGGGAGACCTGAGCATAGCGGGTCGAAGGAGCTGGGGTTCAGCAACCCTTTGTTGTTTGTATAGGAATTTGTCTAAGGGGACTTGGCCTACTAGACAAGGCATTGATGgaccgttgttgttgttgcagtATTGGGCGTGGGAAAGATTCCCACGCATTGCCCCACGAGTCACGCCATTCAAACCGGATGacggagaagaagaagaggcgTATGAATACGGAAGCTGTTTAGCAAACAAGTGGTGTGGAGACCACTCAAATCGTGATACACCGGGACACTGTATAATTTCGTTTCGTTCTTTTTTCAATGCGCTAACACCTGACCAggtaataattaatatgttttaatacgttttaagttatatttaattattaatctctaagttataatatgttaatatctttgaatactttttaattaatgcaTTTCGAATGGACTCCGTATAccaacttcatcaacatactcCCCGCGAGTTGTAAGACTGGGCGAAGCATATGGAGATACATGGGCCCCTTGATTTGTTGGGAGGAAGTGGAGTTCCATCTAGCAGATAGAGTTGCTAGACATTTCGGCTTGATACAAGCCATTCCTGATAATGATGCTTTGGTGGCCCCAGCACAGCATAAGACCCTTATCAAAATGCGAAAAGAGAGGGTCGATTACTGTGAAGTACATGCCGACTATATCGACCAGTGGAACAACCGGGCGCAGCGGATCCACCAGGGAGACCGAGGGGCCACCTGTGCACCAGGGTTTATGCAGTGGTATTTGGAGCGTACCGTCTTAACAGTCGGTAAGCCCGGTCAGCAACAGCCTCCAGGCCAGTACCCTCAATGGGGCGTTACCCAACAGTTTTATGtaagtttatttttgttaaataaacctTACTACTAATATATACTTATTTGTTACTAATATTTAAATGTGCGCAGCAAGACAGTTTGGTACAGGTTGACGAGCGAGCTCGTCAACAACAAGAAGCAAATTCGCAGATAAGTCACTTGTTTGGGGATTTTAGAACAATAACGAGGGAGACATTTTCGTTGACTCAACAGGAAGAACGAATGAATTATTCGTCTCAAAATTGGCAGTTTCCTGAGCCACAGCCATTTGAAATGCCTCCCTCCCAAAGTTATCAAGCTCCTTCcagttctggtgctggtccttctaatTGGGCAGGTGGTCCTTCCAGTTTTAATACCCAAACTGTGTTTAGGCCGACACCCAATTCAGGGTTTCAAAGTTACCAACCGGGTAACCCACAGGCTGGAGCCTCGACTTCAGCAACCCATCAAATGTTCCCGGGTAATTTCTTCATGGGTAGCTTTCAAACCCCGaattattatacctaaaatgcAGGACCAactaatgtgtttttatttcatGTTGGAACCAATTAAAAACAGATTAGAAATTCaggaaaaaacaaacataaatttcaAATTCATCAATACAAAGAGACATAAATTTCaggaaaaacaaacaaaaacaacattttaattGAGGTTGAAATTTCATGGAatgacatattcaaatttcagGGCATGTCTTCCTGTTATGGCCCAATTGACCACAAATACCACATCTAGCTTGTTGTCTTGAGGTTGAAGATCTGCTCGTAGAACTCTCATCCATCTCGTTCCGGTACCGTCTGGTGCGTCTCCTACCTCTTTGCGTGACCAGTTTTTCAGGGTCTCCCTGAATCTGCCAATCTACCGGCGCCCAGTAATTCACCTCTCGAAGGGGAGAAAGTGCAGCATTATACTGATTTATCTATGTCCTAGTTGTGTACCTTTTACTTGGAAGATTAGCAGCTCTCTCTTGTTTATATCCGCAAACAGCAATGGCATGAGAACATGGAAACCTTTGATGCTGCCAAGCTCCACAAGAGCATTTTTTCCTATTCTCCCCCATGACAACATTGTATGTGTACTCGCCTTGTGCATTTCTTTGGTTTGTTCTGATCGTGTAATTACCTGTTCgttcatcaaacacttccaCTCTATGGCTTGTTGACGCTCGTTCACGCATCTGATAAACCTGCCACATTTTGCGAGCTAGTGGTGGGTTCCAACTACTTGCCTTCCGGTATTGGCTGACAAAATGGTCTCTTGTCCAAGTAAAAGTGCTCTCAATTAAAGCTCTAATAGGTAGCATTCGAGCCTTACCAAGGATATTGTTTTGGCACTCGGCAATGTTTGTCGTTAAGTTACCCCAATGACGAAGCGCCGAGTCGTGCCTTAGAGTCCACTTCTCCAAACCAATGTTCCTCAAATACGGCcaaacaacatcatcttctcCTTTGATTGTGTTTATCGCCCAAGTATACTTGGATGATTGGGAGGTGGAACCGATAACCCAAGCCAGATTTTTGATTCTCCTGTTCTTGAAGTGCGAGTTGACGTTGCTACAAACGTGCCTCAAACAATACCGATGATGCCACCCATCAATTTGGCTCACTACATTAAGAATGCCTTGGTGACGGTCTGAAATGATACACAAATCACCTTGCCTCTGCGACCCGACATGCTTTTCAAAGAGATTTAGAAACCATCCCCAACTTTCATTAGACTCTTCATCAACCAAGCCATAAGCGACCGGCAATAGTTGTCCATTGGCGTTCTTTGTCACTACAGTTAACAACTTACCTTTGTAGCTGCCTTTCAAATGAGTGCCATCGACAAAGATCACCGGAATACAACGTTGGAATGCCCTAATTGCCGGTCCAAATGCCCAAAATACATACTTGAATTTATGTATATGGCTTGAACTGGTTGGAGAATGGAGCCATTCCACAACAGTGTCTGGGTTAGCACGTTGTAATTCAGCAACATACTTGGGCAGTGCATCAAAGTTACTCGGCCAAGTTCCATACAACCTTTCAATTGCTAACCTTCTTGCATTCCACGCCTTGGCGTAGCTCACATCAACATTGAACGTTGTTTTTACTTGGGCCTGGATCTGTctaatttttaaagttaaatcctCCCGCACTTGTGACAAAATTTCAGAAGCAATCATACTTGCTGTCATACAACGATTGTTATTAGATATCACTTCTCCATAACAATTGTGACTCTCCACCCACTTTGTGATCTGAAACAATCCTAATCTGTTTCTGTTAACAAGCCACCTACACGGGACCCAGTCCAAAACACCACGATAATTCTTCCCCCTGGTCATGCACTGTGCTTTCCAAAACGCTGGCCTTGTATCCATAACAATAAGTTCTCTGTTTTCTCTTATGTTCCAAAGCCTAACAACGTGTATAAGCTCCGCCTTGCTCTGAAAAAACATTCCTTTTTCTATCACATTTCTATCTGGCGACCAAAATACCACATCTTCTTGAACGTCATTGAATGGCATTAGACGATCTTCATTATCATCTTGAAGATTAACAAGTTCTTCATGCTCCAAAGGACCTTGTGCATGAgccctttcttcttcttcatctccagATACATCCCCATCAACGCTATATGCGTCGATGGTATCATCACTTGTATAAGGTGCCTCGTCGCTTGATCCACCAACCATTGGGTCAATTTCATGATCTTGAACATGTTCATCGTCTTCATcgtcattgtcttcatcatcgacattgtcttcatcatcgtcattgtctGCATCATCTTcgttatcttcatcatcttcgttATCTTCTGGCTGGTTACTCCCTTGAAAAAAACACTGGCTTTGAGTCAAGCTTAACAACTGGTTTGTAAAACTATGCTCGAACTTCACTTCAAATTGCGCTTCACCAAGATAATAAATCATTTCCAAAGTATTATCAT
The sequence above is drawn from the Erigeron canadensis isolate Cc75 chromosome 4, C_canadensis_v1, whole genome shotgun sequence genome and encodes:
- the LOC122597448 gene encoding uncharacterized protein LOC122597448 gives rise to the protein MTYSQISDITYSCFGVSKQQFKLQLYLWYEFKGVPFRNLITDDNTLEMIYYLGEAQFEVKFEHSFTNQLLSLTQSQCFFQGSNQPEDNEDDEDNEDDADNDDDEDNVDDEDNDDEDDEHVQDHEIDPMVGGSSDEAPYTSDDTIDAYSVDGDVSGDEEEERAHAQGPLEHEELVNLQDDNEDRLMPFNDVQEDVVFWSPDRNVIEKGMFFQSKAELIHVVRLWNIRENRELIVMDTRPAFWKAQCMTRGKNYRGVLDWVPCRWLVNRNRLGLFQITKWVESHNCYGEVISNNNRCMTASMIASEILSQVREDLTLKIRQIQAQVKTTFNVDVSYAKAWNARRLAIERLYGTWPSNFDALPKYVAELQRANPDTVVEWLHSPTSSSHIHKFKYVFWAFGPAIRAFQRCIPVIFVDGTHLKGSYKGKLLTVVTKNANGQLLPVAYGLVDEESNESWGWFLNLFEKHVGSQRQGDLCIISDRHQGILNVVSQIDGWHHRYCLRHVCSNVNSHFKNRRIKNLAWVIGSTSQSSKYTWAINTIKGEDDVVWPYLRNIGLEKWTLRHDSALRHWGNLTTNIAECQNNILGKARMLPIRALIESTFTWTRDHFVSQYRKASSWNPPLARKMWQVYQMRERASTSHRVEVFDERTGNYTIRTNQRNAQGEYTYNVVMGENRKKCSCGAWQHQRFPCSHAIAVCGYKQERAANLPSKRYTTRT